CGAACTGCAATTCGACGCCTTCAACACGTTCGGAATTCGCACCCAGGTGATCAACTCGGTGGTCCGCCGCTCCGGTTCGACGCTGCACTGGGGCATCGACGGGCCGTCCGACATTCTCGACGCGGTGCCGGGAGTCCGGTTGGTGGCGTGGGAGTCGGTGTTCGACAGCGAGACGTTCGAACTGGTGCCGCCCGTTTTCCGGTGGATGGGCCGGATGATGGCGCGGGTGCCGGCGCTGCGGACCATGGCGCAGTACCACCGTTACGCGTTCTGAAACGGGAATGCCCCGGCCTCGATTGCGTTGAAGATTTCATGAGCCATCCGGAAATCAAGGAACCCAATGCGGGTCACCCGATCACGATCGAGCCGACGCAGGGGCGGGTCCAGGTCCGTGTCAACGGAGAACTGGTCGCCGACACCACCGCGGCACTGGGGTTACAAGAGGCCACTTTGCCTCTGGTGCAATACATTCCAATGACAGATGTGGTGCAGGAGCGACTCGCGCGGACGGACACCAGCAGCTACTGTCCGTTCAAGGGTGAGGCCAGCTACTACAGCGTGACGACCTCGGCCGGTGAGATTGTCAAGGACGTCATCTGGACTTACGAGCAGCCGTACCCCGCGGTCGCCGCGATCGCCGGGCACGTGGCGTTCTATCCGAACAAAGCTGAGATAACCGTCAGCTAGCGGCTGGTTCTTATGGCGGCGACCCGCAGCGCCCGGCTGCGCCGCGCTTGCGATCGCCGCTGGCTCTGATGGCGGCGACCCGCAGCGCCCGACTGCGCCGCGCTTGCGATCGCCGCTGGCTCTGATGGCGGCGACCCGCAGCGCCCGGGCGCGCCGCGCTTGCGATCGTCCGCTCAGGGAAACACGCGCGCGAAGGCCTGGGTGTCGGTGTACTCGCGAAGCGACACGATCATCCCGTCACGGGTGTCGAAGATGCAGACGAACGGGCTGTCGTACTCGGTGCCATCGGCGGTCGCGCCGTAGACCTGGCCTTCCACCACCACGGTTTCGCCCTCGTTGACGCAGCGCCGCAGATCGATGTTGATCTCGAAGACTTGTTTGCGCCGCTCGACGACGCGCCGCATGGTCTCTTTGTTCCACTCTTCGCGCGTGATGATGGTCCAGTAGGTGAAGTCATCGCTGAGCAGTTGGAAACCTTCGTCGAGGTCTCCGCCCTCGCACATGCTCTGCAGGAACATCCACGCCAGTTCGGCCTGCGGGTCGTCGAAAGGCGTCATCACGGCGTCATCACAAGGCCATCCTGTCCCGCGCGACAGTTGACGGTCAATTGACACGGCCGCCGGTCGGTGCGCTGCGGTAGGAAGAATCATCGAGGTGGAGACCGCACGAGACGTCACGTTCTCCGGAGCCGGCGGCTTCGGGCATACGCTGGCGCCGTTGCGGCGGGGGCGCGGTGACCCGTGTTTCCGGGCCGGCGGCGACGGCACCATCTGGCGGACCAGCCTGCTGCCCAGCGGCCCGGTCACGGCACGCATCAGCCGCGTCGACCGGGACACGGCCCGCTGCCAGGCCTGGGGAGCCGGGGCTGCGGAATTCGCCGAGATGTTCCCGGCGATGCTCGGCTCCGATGACGACGCCTCGGGTTTCCAGCCGCAGGAGCCCACCGTGGCCGCGGCCCATCGCAAGGTGCCCCACCTGCGGCTGGGCCGCACCGGGCAGGTGCTGGAGGCGCTGATCCCGGCCGTGATCGAGCAGCGGGTGCCAGGCGCCGACGCGTTCCGATCGTGGCGGGTGCTGGTGAGAAAGTACGGCACGCCGGCGCCGGGACCGGCGCCGGACGGCATGCGGGTGTTGCCGTCAGCGGAGGCGTGGCGGTACATCCCGTCGTGGGAGTTCCACCGCGCCAACGTCGACCCCGGACGCGCGCAGACGGTGGTGGGGTGTGCGCGACGGGCGTCGTCGCTGGAACGGCTGGTGACGCTGCCGCCGGCC
This genomic stretch from Mycobacterium paragordonae harbors:
- a CDS encoding DUF427 domain-containing protein gives rise to the protein MSHPEIKEPNAGHPITIEPTQGRVQVRVNGELVADTTAALGLQEATLPLVQYIPMTDVVQERLARTDTSSYCPFKGEASYYSVTTSAGEIVKDVIWTYEQPYPAVAAIAGHVAFYPNKAEITVS
- a CDS encoding nuclear transport factor 2 family protein, translating into MTPFDDPQAELAWMFLQSMCEGGDLDEGFQLLSDDFTYWTIITREEWNKETMRRVVERRKQVFEINIDLRRCVNEGETVVVEGQVYGATADGTEYDSPFVCIFDTRDGMIVSLREYTDTQAFARVFP
- a CDS encoding DNA-3-methyladenine glycosylase family protein, giving the protein MIEVETARDVTFSGAGGFGHTLAPLRRGRGDPCFRAGGDGTIWRTSLLPSGPVTARISRVDRDTARCQAWGAGAAEFAEMFPAMLGSDDDASGFQPQEPTVAAAHRKVPHLRLGRTGQVLEALIPAVIEQRVPGADAFRSWRVLVRKYGTPAPGPAPDGMRVLPSAEAWRYIPSWEFHRANVDPGRAQTVVGCARRASSLERLVTLPPAQAREALMSLPGVGVWTAAETAQRAFGDADALSVGDYHVCKMIGWTLIGRPVDDAGMLELLEPMRPHRHRVVRVLEASGLAYEPRRGPRLPVQQIHPL